A genome region from Sphingobacteriaceae bacterium GW460-11-11-14-LB5 includes the following:
- a CDS encoding uroporphyrinogen decarboxylase → MKNNLFLDAAFSKQTERPPVWMMRQAGRFMPQYWEIKNKYSFLEMCKTPEIAADVTMLPVDLLDIDAAILFCDILVTGEAMGGDLSFTQGVGPKFANPVRTANDIENLNVDCLDELQYVADAIKVIQQRLDSRIPLIGFAGAPFTVMSYLIEGGSSKDFKLTKLFIHNQPELAHKLLAKIAKVTADYLNLQIAAGVNAVQIFDSWALALSWNDYQEFSHRYIQEIIANLNRKDIPVISFCKGSSVFAPIMAEAKPDVISVDWNADLLNIKNALPAGIAVQGNLDPHILYADKAVIKAQIHKLFERLRGTEGFIFNLGHGIMPDIPFDNVKYAIEVVKEFRY, encoded by the coding sequence ATGAAGAATAACTTATTTTTAGACGCAGCATTTTCAAAACAAACCGAACGCCCACCAGTATGGATGATGCGTCAGGCAGGTCGTTTTATGCCACAATATTGGGAAATTAAAAACAAATACTCTTTTTTAGAGATGTGTAAAACCCCTGAAATTGCAGCAGATGTGACCATGTTACCTGTTGATTTGTTGGATATTGATGCTGCGATTTTATTCTGTGACATTTTGGTAACCGGCGAGGCCATGGGTGGCGATTTGAGTTTTACCCAAGGTGTAGGACCTAAGTTTGCCAATCCTGTACGTACGGCTAATGACATCGAAAACTTAAATGTTGATTGTTTAGACGAATTGCAATATGTTGCTGATGCGATTAAAGTAATTCAACAACGATTAGATAGCAGAATTCCATTAATCGGTTTTGCAGGTGCACCATTTACGGTAATGAGTTATTTAATTGAAGGTGGTTCTTCTAAAGATTTTAAATTAACCAAACTCTTTATTCACAATCAACCAGAGCTGGCCCATAAACTTTTGGCTAAAATTGCCAAAGTAACGGCTGATTACCTGAATCTTCAGATTGCTGCTGGTGTTAACGCTGTTCAGATTTTCGACAGTTGGGCGCTTGCTTTATCATGGAATGATTACCAGGAGTTTTCTCACCGGTACATCCAGGAAATCATTGCTAACTTGAACAGAAAAGATATCCCGGTGATTTCTTTCTGTAAAGGAAGTTCGGTTTTTGCACCGATTATGGCAGAAGCTAAACCAGATGTGATTTCAGTTGACTGGAACGCTGATTTATTGAACATTAAAAATGCTTTGCCAGCTGGTATTGCCGTTCAGGGAAATTTAGACCCACATATTTTATACGCAGATAAAGCGGTAATTAAAGCACAGATTCATAAATTATTCGAACGCCTGCGCGGTACGGAAGGTTTTATCTTCAATTTAGGTCACGGTATTATGCCAGATATTCCTTTCGATAATGTGAAGTATGCAATTGAGGTGGTAAAAGAGTTTAGGTATTAA
- a CDS encoding DNA-binding response regulator codes for MSQKLRILLVEDEDHLLDAIKLNLELEGYKVHAVKDGKTALKIFKEERFNLIILDVMLPEMDGFQVCETIRLENAEVPIMFLTAKNTSEDRVLGLKKGADDYLVKPFNLEELILRVGILVKRSLKSDDLKELNSYKIGDKTIYFNSFELKHDDGTITPLTKKETMLLKLLIERKNDAVSREQILETVWNYDVYPSTRTIDNFILTFRKYFEPDQKNPVYFHSIRGVGYKFTDSH; via the coding sequence ATGTCACAAAAATTAAGAATTCTATTGGTAGAAGACGAGGATCACTTGTTAGATGCTATCAAATTAAACCTCGAACTTGAGGGTTATAAAGTTCACGCCGTTAAAGATGGCAAAACCGCTCTTAAAATTTTTAAAGAAGAACGCTTCAATCTAATTATTTTAGATGTAATGTTGCCTGAAATGGATGGTTTCCAGGTTTGCGAAACAATCCGTTTAGAGAATGCAGAAGTTCCAATTATGTTTTTAACAGCTAAAAACACTTCAGAAGACCGTGTTTTAGGTTTGAAAAAAGGTGCTGACGATTATTTGGTTAAACCTTTTAACTTAGAGGAATTAATTCTTCGTGTAGGTATTTTGGTAAAACGCAGTTTAAAATCTGATGATTTAAAAGAATTGAATTCTTATAAAATCGGTGATAAAACAATCTATTTTAACTCTTTCGAATTGAAACATGATGATGGTACCATCACACCGTTAACCAAAAAGGAAACGATGTTATTGAAACTGTTAATCGAGCGTAAAAACGATGCGGTTTCAAGAGAGCAAATTTTAGAAACCGTTTGGAATTATGATGTTTATCCATCAACCAGAACGATTGATAACTTTATTTTAACGTTCCGTAAGTATTTCGAACCAGACCAGAAAAACCCAGTTTATTTCCACTCAATCCGTGGTGTAGGCTATAAATTTACTGATAGTCATTAA
- a CDS encoding two-component sensor histidine kinase, whose protein sequence is MKKSIIIFYALLLYALIQLISWGTLVVRLQPSRMTMIMGEGSVFLFLLCIGGYFLHQSLKREDKLREQQQNFLMSITHELKSPLAAIKLSIQTIVKRDLDKARQTSLLNNSLKDIERLDDLVENMLLATKIENRSYTFPKEEFNFSELVYKITDRLQVHSCGCEQIINAKIQPNLQVVGDKFALSSVVTNLIENAVKYSNPCDEINVHLNKVDGHIQLSVMDQGPGISDAEKMLIFDKFYRVGNENVRKAKGTGLGLFIVKEVLQYHDADITVKDNLPQGSIFEVTFS, encoded by the coding sequence ATGAAGAAATCCATTATCATATTTTACGCATTATTGCTTTATGCACTGATTCAGCTCATTTCTTGGGGAACATTGGTGGTGCGTTTGCAGCCAAGCCGCATGACCATGATTATGGGCGAAGGTTCGGTATTTTTATTTTTGCTCTGTATTGGCGGTTATTTTCTTCACCAATCGTTAAAACGTGAAGATAAATTAAGGGAACAGCAGCAGAACTTCCTGATGTCGATTACGCATGAGCTGAAATCGCCTTTGGCGGCAATAAAACTCTCAATCCAAACCATTGTTAAACGGGATTTGGATAAAGCGCGCCAAACTTCATTGCTGAACAATTCGTTAAAAGATATTGAACGCTTGGATGATCTGGTGGAAAATATGTTGCTGGCCACCAAGATCGAAAACCGGTCCTATACTTTTCCTAAAGAGGAATTTAACTTCTCCGAATTGGTGTATAAAATTACAGATAGGTTACAGGTTCATTCTTGTGGATGCGAACAGATTATTAATGCCAAAATTCAGCCAAATTTGCAGGTGGTAGGTGACAAATTTGCCTTATCGTCAGTAGTAACCAATTTAATTGAGAATGCGGTGAAGTATTCTAACCCATGTGATGAGATAAATGTGCATTTAAACAAGGTTGATGGGCATATTCAATTAAGTGTGATGGATCAGGGGCCGGGTATTTCAGATGCCGAAAAAATGTTGATATTTGATAAGTTTTACCGCGTTGGTAACGAGAATGTCAGAAAAGCGAAAGGAACAGGTTTAGGCTTGTTTATTGTGAAAGAGGTTTTACAATACCATGATGCAGATATTACAGTAAAAGACAATCTGCCTCAAGGAAGTATTTTTGAAGTAACATTTAGTTAA